A single Saccopteryx bilineata isolate mSacBil1 chromosome 11, mSacBil1_pri_phased_curated, whole genome shotgun sequence DNA region contains:
- the DRAM2 gene encoding DNA damage-regulated autophagy modulator protein 2 encodes MWWFQQGLSFLPSALVIWTAAAFIFSYITAITLHHVDPALPYISDTGTVAPEKCLFGAMLNFAAVLCVATIYVRYKQVHALNPEGNCIVKLNKAGLVLGLLSCLGLSVVANFQKTTFFIVHICGAVLTFGMGSLYMFVQTALSYQMQPKIHGKQIFWIRLLLVIWCGASAFSMLICSSLLYSGSSSTDIVQKLHWDPKDKGYVLHMITTAAEWSLSCSFFGFFLTYIRDFQKISLRLETNLHGLTLYDTVPCPINSERTHLLSREL; translated from the exons ATGTGGTGGTTTCAGCAAGGCCTCAGTTTCCTGCCTTCGGCCCTGGTCATCTGGACAGCCGCAGCTTTCATATTCTCCTACATCACCGCCATCACCCTCCACCACGTCGACCCGGCGTTGCCTTACATCAG tgacACCGGTACAGTAGCTCCAGAAAAATGCTTGTTTGGGGCAATGTTAAACTTCGCCGCAGTTTTAT GCGTTGCTACCATTTATGTTCGTTATAAGCAAGTTCATGCTCTGAATCCTGAAGGAAATTGTATCGTCAAACTAAACAAAGCTGGCCTTGTGCTTGGATTGCTGAGTTGTTTAGGACTTTCTGTTGTGGCAAACTTCCAG AAAACAACCTTTTTTATTGTGCATATATGTGGAGCTGTGCTCACCTTCGGTATGGGCTCATTGTATATGTTTGTTCAGACCGCCCTTTCCTACCAAATGCAGCCCAAAATTCATGGCAAACAAATCTTCTGGATCAGACTGCTGTTGGTTATCTGGTGTGGAGCGAGTGCATTTAGCA TGCTGATCTGCTCGTCGCTTTTGTACAGCGGCAGCTCGAGCACTGATATAGTCCAGAAACTGCACTGGGACCCCAAGGACAAG GGTTATGTGCTTCATATGATCACTACTGCAGCAGAATGGTCTCTGTCATGTTCcttctttggtttttttctgacttacattCGTGATTTTCAG aaAATTTCTTTACGGTTGGAAACCAATTTACATGGATTAACCCTCTATGACACTGTTCCTTGTCCCATAAACAGTGAACGGACACATCTACTTTCTAGAGAGTTATGA